From the Acidimicrobiales bacterium genome, the window GGCTGGGCGCCGTCGGCGGTACTGCGGCCGGGCGAGCGCTACGTTCACGAACTCCGGTTCCACCTCACCTGGGACTGACCCCGACGACAGGAGCCGACATGCCCCGCCTCAGCACCCGCAGCCGATCGGTCGAGGGAAAGGTGGTTCTGATCACCGGTGCCGGCTCGGGGATGGGTCGCGCCGAAGCCCACCTGTTCGCCGACGAGGGCGCCAAGGTCGCGGTGACCGACCTGGCGGGCGCCACCGTCGACGCCGTCGTGGCCGAGATCGTCGGGGCCGGCGGCATTGCACGGGGCTATGTGCTCGACGTGACCGACTCCGACGCGATCATCGACGTGACCGACCGGATCCGCCGCGACCTCGGCCCCATCGACATCCTCGTGAACAATGCCGGTGTCGCCGTCGGGTCGACCGTCGACGACGACGCGTTCGACGAGCGTTTCCGATTCGCGCTCGACGTGATGCTCACCCCGCATCACCGACTCATCCGCGCCTGCCTCGAAGACCTCCGGTCCAGCGGTGAGGGCCGGGTGATCAACATCTCGTCCACCGAAGGGCTCGGCGCCTCCCGTGGTTCCCTGCAGTACACGACGGCCAAACACGGCGTGATCGGTCTCACGCGGGCGATGGCATCGGCCCTCGCCCCCGACGGCATCACGGTCAACGCGGTCTGTCCCGGCCCGATCCTCACCGGCATGACCGAGCTCATCCCGCCCGACCACCGGGCCAAGTTCGCCCGTCGCCGCACCGTCCTCGGCCGCTACGGGGACCCCGAGGAGGTCGCCCACATGGTGCTCAACCTCGCCCTGCCCGCCTCGAGCTACGTCACCGGTGCCGTCATCCCGGTCGACGGCGGACAGACGATGAAGAACGACTGACCGCGCGAGGGGACGGAGGGCCGTGCGCGCTGCTACCGTCTCTTCTTTGCGGTTGTGTGACGAAACCGTCGTCGGCCGCCCCTCTTCGACCACCAGCTCTCCGAGAATGCGCCGACTCCTCCGTCCCTTCCGCCGCGGCAACGCGATCCTGCTCGCCCTCCTGGTCGCGCTCGCCCTGGCATCGTCGTTGGCATCGGCCCAGGAGACGCCCGAGGACCTTCGCCAGCAGCGACGCGAAGTGCAGGAGAACGCGGCCGAACTGGCGCTCGAGGTCGATGCCCTCACCGACGACATCGACGAGCTGACCGCCGCGCTCGAAGCGCTCCGCGCCGCCGTCGACGCCCAGCAGTCCGCACTCGACGCGGCGCAACGACGGGTGGCCGAAGCAGAGGCAGCCGAAGCCGCAGCCGAAGCCGCGATCGAATCGCTCGAAGCCGACATCGTCACGACGAGGGGCATCCTCGAGAACACCGCAGTCGACGCCTTCATCAACCACCAGGGTCCCAACAGCGATCAGGCGGTGCTCGACGCGAACCCCTGGGAGTACGCCCGCACCGAGTCGTTGATCGAGTTCGGCGCCGGCGACACGGCCGAGATCATCGACTCCCTCCGGGCGCTCGGCTCCGAACTCGAGCAGCGCCGAGACGATGCCGCCCGACTCACCGCCGAACTCGATGCCGAGCGCGACGAGGTGGCCGCTCGGGTCAGCGAGCTCGACGCCGCGGTCCAACGCGAGGAGGCACTCCTCGACGAGGTCGAGAGCCGGCTCGACGCTCGTCTCGCCGAAGCCCAGGGCCTCGAAGCGCTCGACGCCCAGCTCGCCGCCGAGATCCAGGCCGAGGAACAACGCATCGCCGAGGCCATCGCGGCCCGCAACCGGAGCAATCGGACGGTCACGATCCCCGACAACGCACCCGTCGAGCTCGCCACCGTGCGGGGGATCGTCGTCAACGCCGCGATCGCCGACAACGTCGAGGGCTTCCTCGCGGCAATGGAGGCCCGCGGTTACTCCCTCGGTGGCGGCGGCTACCGCAGCTCCGACTCACAGGTCAGCCTTCGACGCTCGCACTGCGGCTCCTCCGACTACGCGATCTGGGAGATGCCGGCGTCACAGTGCCGTCCGCCGACGGCACGCCCCGGCCAATCGGCTCACGAGCGGGGCCTGGCCATCGACTTCACGTACCAGGGCTCCATCATCCGCAGCCGCAGCAGTGCCGTCTTCCAGGTGATGGCCGAGGTTGCGCCGAGCTACGGCCTCTACAACCTGCCGAGTGAGCCCTGGCACTGGTCCACGACCGGCGGCTGATCCGATGATCGCCGATCTCGCGCACGACCGACCCGACGCGCTCGCCCTCACCGACGATCTCGGCAGCCACCGAACCCGCGCCGAGTTGATGGATCGGGCGACGCGTCTCGGACACCTGCTGCGCGACGACCTGGGCGTCGGCGTCGGCGGCCACGTCGCGGTGTTGACCGACAATCGCGTCGAGGTCTTCGAGATCTATCTCGCCGCCGTTCTCAGCGGGGTGTGGTTCGTCCCCGTCAACGGCCTACTCGCACCGCACGAGGTCGAGTACGTCGTGCGCGATGCCGGCGCCGCGGTGGTCATCACCGAAGCCGAACTCCGCCATCTCGTGCCCGACGACATCCCCGTCGTCGTGATCGGCGACGACCTCGATCAGCGGCTCGCCCACGCCGACGCGACGCCATTCGCCCTCGACGGACCGGCCGGCTCGCGGTTCAGCTACACGTCGGGCACCACGGGTCACCCGAAGGGTGTCAAGCGGGCGATCCCGGCGACGCTGGGCGAGATGCTCGAGCTCCAGCAGCGGCTGGGTACGCAGGTCGGCTTCGACGGTGACGGCACCCAGCTCGTGACCGGTCCCGCCTATCACGCCGCGGTCGGCGGCTACGGATTCTTCGATCTCTGCAACGGCGCCCACCTCCACCTGATGCGGAAGTTCGACGCCGCCCGCACCCTCGACCTGATCGAGGAGCTCCACGTCCGGCGCACCCATCTGGTGCCGACCATGATGGTCCGGATGCTGCGGCTTCCCGAGGAACGCCGCGCCGCGTTCGACCCGAGCGGTCTCGCCATGGTGCTCCACGGCGCTGCCCCCATCTCACCGACGGTGAAGCGGCGCATGATCGACTGGTTCGGTCCGATCCTCACGGAGTACTGGGGCACATCGGAGGCGGGGGTCTTCACGCGCGCCGACAGCGACGACTGGCTCCGCCACCCGGGCACGGTCGGCCGATCCGTCACCGGCTTCGAGGTGTTCGCCGTCTCCACCGACGGCGAACGGCTCCCGGCCGGCGAGGTCGGCACGCTCTACTGCCACACGCCCGGTCAGGATCGCCCGTTCGAGTACTGGAACGCACCCGACAAGACGGACGCCGCCTATCTCGCGCCGGGGGTCTTCTCGCTCGGCGACATGGGCAGCGTCGATGCCGACGGCTGGGTCCACCTCGCCGATCGGGCGACCAACATGATCATCAGCGGCGGGGTCAACATCTACCCGATGGAGGTGGAGCAGGCTCTACTCGACCATCCCGCCGTCGTCGACGTTGCCGTGTTCGGGATTCCCGACGAGGAGTGGGGCGAACAGGTCAAGGCCGCAGTCGAGCTCGTCACCGGCAGCGACGAGTCGACCGTCGACGCCATTCTCCAGTTCGCCCGGGAACGCCTCGGCCGACACAAGGTGCCGCGCTCGGTCGACGTACACCAGTCGCTCCCCCGCCAGCCGAACGGCAAGCTCTATGTGCGCGAACTCCGCGACCCGTACTGGGTCGGCCACGAGCGCGCGATCTGAACGACCGCCATCTGAACGACCGCGATCTGGACGACACTGCCGTTCACGAGCCGCTCGGGGTCACCACATGCAGTTCCGGGGCGAACCCCGTGTCGGCGACGACCGGCTTCTCGAGCAGCGCCTCGACGGCCTCGGCGAAGGAGCCGGAGCCTCCCACGGGGAAGATGCCCGACGAGCCCATGAACCGATCGCCGGTCGCATCCTGGTGACCGTCGGCCGGGACGACGATGTCGGATATCTCGGCGGCCTGGACGACCTGCATGAGGCCGGTGCCCAGCGCCGGCGTGATCGAACGCCAGACCACGACGTCCGCAGCTGCGGACTCGGCGATCTCTCGCGCCCGATGGATCTCGTCGACTTCGACGAACCGTTCGTCGTCGGCCGCGACGAGCACCGCGTCCTCGTCCGGACGCCACGACTCGCTGCTGCGGTCGAACAGGACGACCGCGCCCTGGTTCCCGGCGATCGCCAGCGCCCGGCGGAGCGTGGCTTCGGTCGGCGGGTCCGTCGGTGTCAGACACAGCACACGGGGGCCCGTCTCGGGAAGCAGACCTTCGTCGTCGACGTCACGATCATGACCAGCACGGTCCTGGTCGGGTGTGGAATCTGTCATCGGTTGACCTCCGCTCGGCATGCAACTTGCCTACCCCGGCCAGGGCATCCCGAAACCTCGAAGCGCGCCGGTCAGCGGCCGTCGACCGGGTGACCGGGCTCGACGTCGTCGACATCGGCGAGCCGCAGCGGCCGGTGGAGATCGGCATCGCCCACGATCAGCGGCTCGACGACGACGCACGTGTGGTCACCGTCGGTGTGGCGGCCACAGCGGGTGCCGACCAGCCAGGACCCACAGTCGGCCAGCATGGGGACACCCAACCGGTGGACGGTCTCACACCGAGCGAACTTGTCGATCTCGTCGCCCGTGGTCGCGCCGAACAGGCGGGCCAACTCATGGTCGCCGTCAGCCAGGAAGTGCACCCCGATACGCGAGGCGCCGACGATGATGTCGTGGCTGTGGTTCGCTCGGGAGATCCAGACGCTCCACCGGCGCGGATCGATGCTCGACTGACCGTGGAAGCCGACAAGACACCCGGCATCGTTTCCGTCGAGCGACGCAGTGACGATCACCATCGCCGGGTCGACCGCTGCAGCCAGCCGGTCGAACGCCGGCCCGACGTCGCGTTCGGGGCCACCTCGGGATTCGAGCCCCATGGTTCAGTCCGGGGCCGCCGACGGCGGACGCTGCACTGCGGGGTCAGGAGCGAGATCGGCCATGCCCGAGGGTAGACCGACGACTCGGCAGATGTCCGTCGACTCGCCTCGTACACTCCACGCCATGAACGAGCGCCGTCCGGCCGTCGGGGACCTCTCACCCGACGTCGAGTTCCTCGATTCGGCCGGCCGGCCCTGGAGACTCACCGCCCATCGCGGATCCGTCGTCGTCCTGGTGTTCCATCGCCACATCCATTGACTCCCGTGCGTCGACCACGCGATCGCCGTGCGCGACCGCATCGGGGAACTCGGGGAGGAGGCGATCGTCGCATTGGTGACATTCACCGACGGCGAATCCCTTCGCGACTACGAGGCCCGCCACGAACTCGGATTCGTCGCCTTGAGAGACCCGGACCGGGAGGGATATCGGGCTTTCGGGCTCGGGCGCGGCTCGGTCAGCCGGGTGTGGGGTCTGCGGTCCGCCCGTCGCTACGCCCAGCTGATCCGTCGCAACGGCATCGGTGGGCTGCGGCGCCCCACCGAGGACCCGCTCCAACTCGGGGGCGACTTCGTGATCGGCCCCGACGGCAGGCTTGTGTGGGGCTTTTGGAGTGATGGTCCCGACCACCGCCCGGCCTTCGGCGATCTCGCCGCCGCGGTGCGCGACGCCCGCCGACCCTGAATCAGTTCTCGATACCGGCGCGGGCCCGGAGTTCCTCCTGGGACTGTGTCCCGAACGCGTTCAACGCGTGGGCCGGATTGTCGGGATCGAGCACCACCAGCGGGTCGCGTAGGTCGTCGATGTAGCCGAGTGCGTATGCCCCCATCCGGTAGCCCATCAGTCGCTGGAGGGGTTCGGGGAATGTCGCGGCGACGGACTGCGGTACCGACAGGTACTGGTTCTCCTCCTGGCGAAGGAAGCTCACGTTGTAGGTGATGTTGATGGCCCGGCGGTGCGCGTCGGTCGTGTTGGGGCCTCCGCCGTGATACACGGAGCCGCTGTAGAACAGCACCGAACCCCGGCCCATCTCCGCCGGCACGCTGTCCTCGATACCGAACTGGAGTCCGTCCGGCTCGCGATTGCTCCCGACCACCACTCGGGTGGCGCCGTTCGCCTCCGTGAAGTCGTCGCCGGCCCAGATGGTGTTGCACTGCACCTCGTAGCCCTGCGGAAACGGAAAGAAGTCGAACGCCCACTGGTCGCGATGGATCTGCTGACCGACCGACCCCGGCCCGATGTCGATGATCTGGGTGAGGTGCAGCTGGTAGCTCGTCACATGACCGAGGAAGTCGTCGCAGGTCGCCAGCGCCGTCGGATGCATCACGAGATCACGCGCGGTCACGGACCGGGCCAGGAGTCCCCCGGTACGGCGCGTGTTGCGCCCCGTGAAATCGTCCTGGCCAACGCCGGTGGCATCGGTCCAGGGCTGCATCTCGGCGAAGAACGCATCGAGCTCGGCACCGGTGGCGAGCTCGTCGACGATGACCCCTCCGTCGCGGCGCAGCACCTCGGCGATCTCGGTGCCGGTCGCGGATGGAGGCAGGTGCGTCAGCATGACCGAACCGTAGTCGTCGACGACCGCGTGCGACCATGGGCGGATGCGCATCGTCTTCTTCCTCTACGAGGGTCTGACCACGCTCGACGTGATCGGACCCCACGATGTCCTGTCCCGCCTCCCCGGCGTCGAAGCCGTGAGCGTCTCCACGCACGGCGGGCCGGTGACCGCCGACACCGGCGTGCTCGGGCTCACCGCCACCCATGCCATGGCCGATGTCGAGTCGTGCGACGTGCTGGTGGTCCCCGGCGGCATGGCGGGCACGTTCGCCGCCGCGGCCGACCCCGAGATCCTCGCCTGGATCCGATCGGTCACGGCGAACGCGACCTGGATCACCTCGGTCTGCACCGGGTCACTGATCCTCGGTGCCGCCGGGCTCCTCGAAGGCAGGAAGGCCACGACGCACTGGGCGGCGATCGACCTCCTCGCCGGCTACGGCGCCGAACCCACCAGGGATCGAGTCGTGTTCGACGGCAACGTCGTCACCGGCGCCGGCGTGTCGGCCGGCATCGACCTCGCGCTGACGCTCGCCGCGAGGATCGCCGGCGACGACATCGCCCGGATCATCCAGCTCGGGATCGAGTACGACCCCGACCCGCCCTTCGATTGCGGCTCACCGGCCAAGGCATCACCGGAGCTGATCGAGCGGGCGGGATCGCTCTTCGGTTGACCCGTCAGTCGACCTGCAACATCTGGCGCGTCCGCTCGAGCGAATCGACGCATTCCTCCACCATCTCGTAGATGACGTCGGCGCTGCGCCTGACCTTGTTCATGGTCCCGACGATCTGACCGACCGGGTTGAACGCCACCGCCTGGGCCTTGTCGGGATACCGGCCACTCCGGGTCATCGCCTCGTGCACCGCCATCATCTGCAGCGGCATCCCGAGCGTGTCGGGGGTGTCGGCCCGTTCCCACGCCTCGGTCCAGTCGTTGCGGAGCATGCGGCAGGGCTTGCCGGTGTAGGACCGGCTGCGGACGGTGTCCCTGCTGGTGGCGTTCATGTAGGAGTCGATCTGGGCCGGCGAGGCCGCCGCTTCCTCGACGGCGAGCCACAGTGAGCCCGTCCACACCCCGGCGGCGCCCATCGCGAGCGCCGCAGCCATCTGTCGGCCGTTGCCGATCCCACCGGCGGCGAGCACCGGGATCGGCGCGACCTCGTCGATCACCTGGGGCCAGAGCACCACCGACCCGATGTCGCCGGTGTGGCCGCCGCCCTCGTAGCCCTGCGCGATCACGAAGTCGAGACCGGCAGCGGCATGACGGCTCGCCTGTGCGGGCGTGCCGCACAGGGCACCGACCGCACGCCCGGACGCCTGGATCTGCTGCACGAGATCGGGCGGGGGCGTGCCGAGTGCGTTGGCGACCATCACCACGTTGTCGTGGCGCAGGATCTCCTCGACCTGCGGCACCGCGGTCGCCGCGTTCCAACCCATCAGGCCGGTACCGCGCTCCTCCCCTTCCGGCAGGTCGGGGACATCGTGATCGTCGAGCATCTGGCGCACGAACGCCTTGTGTTCCTCGGGGATCATGTCCTGGAGTTGACCGGTCAACTTGTCGAGATCCATCTCACCGGCGCCGTCGTACTTCGCCGGCAGGACGATGTCGACGCCGTAGGGCTTGTCGCCGATGTGTTCGTCGATCCAGTCGAGTTCGATCTGCAGCTGTTCCACCGAGAAGCCGACCGCCCCGAGCACGCCGAGTCCACCGGCCTTACTGACGGCGACCACCACGTCACGGCAGTGCGTGAAGGCGTAGATCGGGAACTCGATACCGAAGCGTTGTGTCAGCTCGTTCTGCATGGCGCAGACGGTAGGCGCAGCGCGGTCACACGGCCAGACGACCGACCCCCGCGACCGATCCCCGATCGTTCAGATGCTGTGGCGCGACGCCGGCATCCAGTTGGGCCCGGCCCATTCGTCGATGCGAGCGAGGAACGCCTCGTGGTGCGGTTCGACGAGCTCGCACAACGCGATCGTCAGATCCTCGCCGAGCGCTTCCCACATCTGACCGCAGATCTCGTCGGTGCGCTGTTCGAGCCGAGTACGGGCTTCGCGGCCCGCATCGGTGAAGGTCCGGTCGACGGCGAAGCCCTTCTGTTCGAGCCTCGCCCATCCCCGCTCGATCTCGGTGTCGTCGGCCCCCCGGCTGCGGGCGATCCATTCGGCCTCGTCGTAGCCGACCATCACGTTGTGGAGGAGACCCACCTCGGCACCGTTCAAATCCGCCGCCGCACACAGGGCCCAATGCGTGTCGCCCCGCCATTCCCGAAGGCAGTTGACGGCGAGCCAGGCCGACAGGGCCGGAGACTCCACGCGGCGTTCCTTGCGGTCGCGATGGGCGGCGAACAACACACGAGCGCCCTGATGGAGCCCGTCGACGACGGCCCACAGCGGCGCGGCGAAACGACCGAGACCCGCGGCGATCGCCGGTGAGACCTCGTCGAGCCCGGGCACGATCCGAGCATCGCGCATGTCCAGCACCGCATCGGCGGTGGTGTGTTCGCGCAGCAGGTCCATGCCCATGCCGAGGAACACGGGGTTGATCGAATAGGCGGTCGCCGCGATGACGTCGTTGCCACCGCCCTCGAGCGGGGCGAACCGGATCGCTGCGTAGTAGCCGGCGCCGTCGGGCACACCGAGCTCGGCGTACGCGGCGGGTCCGGCCGGATCGAAGTAGATCCACCCGATCAGGTCGTGCGACGCCCGGGAGGCGCGCTGTGCGAGGGCGGCCCAGTCGGTCACTCAGCCTCCCGCCACCGCGGGGAGGACCTTGTCGACCGTCAGCTCGAGCGACTGCCAGGCCGAGTCGATCGGCATGCCGCCGACGAGCGGATGCAACGACAGCGCGCCCGTCTCCCGGATCCGCTCGATCGCCTGCTCGGGCGAGAGGAACTGGTAGATCCCCTCGGCCCGCAACTCGTCGACGTTCGACGCGTGGCTGTGCACCGCCGACGTCTGGTCGGGGGTCTGCCACGAGTCGTACGTCGACGCCTCGAGCCAGAAGTGGTGGCCGAGCTCGGCCCAGGCCTTGTCGGGATCCTCGACCACGTGGACCATGGCGACCTTCTCGGGGGCGATGCAGAACCCGGAAGTGCCGTGCTTCTCGCACTCCTCGTAGTACAACGCCTCGAGCTCCGCGATCGGAGCCGGAAGCTGGAGCGGCAGACCGAGCCGGGCCGCCCGCTTCGCCGCGGCGGGGCCGGACCCGCCGATCATGACCATCGGATGGGGTCGGGTGTAGGGCATCGGCCCGACCTTGATGGTCTCACCGTTGAGCTCGAACTCCTCGCCCGACCAGACCTTGAGCATGATGTCGAGCGACTCGTCGAGGATCTTGCCCCGGCGGGTCCATTCCTTGCCGACGGCGGCGTATTCGGCCGGGCGGTAGCCGAGACCCGTGGTGATCGACAGTCGGCCCTTGCTGATCAGATCGATCACCGCCATCTCCTGTGCCAGCAACACGGGATCGTGGAGCGGGACCAGGAGCGCGGTGATCGCGACCGACAGGTTCTGCGTACGGTTGAGGATCATCGCCGCGGTGAGCAGCGGTGTGGGACTCCAGCCGAGCGCGGTGGCGGTGTGTTCCTCGGTGCTCACCATCGCGAAGCCGTTCTTGTCGGCGTATTCGGCGAGGTCGATGCCGGCGCGATAGCGATCGCTCATGTGCTCGGCATCGGTGGGGTCGGGATGCACGAAGTTGAGGCGCATCATCATGAAGGCCACGGCGGGTCTCCTCGGGTCTGGGTTCAGCTGAACGGATCGGCCACTCCGGACCGGACTCCGGGCGAGAACCTAACCGGCATCGTGACCACGCCCGTCATCAACAGATTGCCCGGGTAGGGCCGGAACCGTTCGAGGTCGATCTCGTAGTCGGGGACCCGGGCAAGCACGTCGGCGATCATCAGCTCGGATTCGACGCGGGCGATGCTCGATCCGATACACCGATGACCGCCGAGGCCGAAGGCGAGGTGTTTGTTCTCGGTCCGCTCGATGTCGACCCGGTCGGCCTGTGGGAACATCGCCTCGTCGTGATTGGCGCTGACCCACGAGATGAACACGACGTCGCCGCGCTTGATCTCGCGGCCGCCGAGCTCGACGTCTCTCGTGGCCGTGCGGGTCAACGATTCGCTCGGGCTGTAGAAGCGGAGGAACTCCTCGACCGCGACGGGTATCGCGGTCGGATCCTCGATCAGTCGCTGCCGGTCGTCGGGGTGCGTGCCGAGATGATGGAGCCCCCACCCCACCAGTGAGGTCGTGGTGTCGAGACCACCCGCCACCAGGTTCCAGAGGATCCCGACGACCTCGTCGTCGCTCAGCAGCCGGCCGTCGATCTCGCTCGACACGATCGCCGAGGTCAGATCGTCGCCGGGGTTCGACCGGCGATGACGTGCGATCTCACCGAGCTCACCCCACATGTCGCCGACCCGCGCGACCGCTTCCTGGAACTGCGCATCCGACGGCTTGAACGACGACGTCGCGTGGAAGAAGTCGGCGTAGTAGCGCCAGTTGGTCGACGGCATTCCCATCATCTCGAGCGTCATCACCCCCGGCACCGGGGTCGCGTAGTCGAGGATCAGGTCGCCCTCGCCGGCCTCGATCATCTCGTCGAGGAACCAGCTCGACACATGGGCGATGCGGTCGCGGCTCGCCTCGACCGCCTTGGTGACCATGAACGGGTTGAGCACGCGCCGCAGGTCGGCATGGGCGGGGCCGTCGATCTCCGACACCCCCATCCGCGGGGTCTGTGGCGGCCGGGGGATCCCGCAGATGCCGTGGTAGTCGATGCCATCGGCCGCGCCCGGCTCGAACTTGTGGGCGAACGTCTCGTTGTCGCGGGCCACGGCGGCGACCGCCTCGTAGTCGGTCACCATCCAGAAACCACCGTGGTGCTCGTTGAAGACGACCGGGCACTCGCTGCGGAGCTCGGCATAGCGGTCGTGACGGGCCGCGACCCAGGCCCGATCCTGATGGTCGACGTCGATGCGATCGGTCATCACTGCTCCCCGATCGCCTCGAAGAAGTCGAAGTCGGCGAAGTGGGTCTCGGCGCGCTGCTCGACGAACCGCCGACCGCGCGGGTGGGTCAGGATCAGGGTGCGATCAGCCTCGATGCCGGCCACGACGAAGCGCCCGACATCCTCCTGCGCCATCGCATACGGGATCGCGCCGACGGTCGGCCCGACCTCGACCGCACCGCCGTAGCGATCCGGGCGATGTTTCATCGACGTTTGCATCAGGTTCGAGTCGACGGTGCCCGGACACAGACACGACACGCCGATGCCGTCTGCCGCGAGCTCGCCGCGCAGTGTCTCCGTGTAGCCGACGACCGCGTGCTTGGTGGTCGTGTAGAGACCGAGGTGGGTGCCGGCGACCTCCTCGGGTCTCGACGCCCACAGACCCGCCATCGACGCGGTGTTGACCACGTGCCCGCCACGCCCGTGGGCCCGGATTCTCGGCACGATTGCGGCGCAGGCGCGGACGATCGTCATCAGGTTGAACTCGATGACCCACCCCCACTCGGCCTCGGTCGCGGCGAGCAGTTCACCGCTGTGGACGACGCCGACATTGTTCGAGAGCACGTCGATCGACCCGAAGGCGGATTCGGCTGCGTCGGCCAGCGCGACAAGCGACGCGGGTTCGGTCGCGTCGACCTGCACGGCCACCGCGTTCGCTCCCAGGCCCACCATCTCGTCGGCCACCGTCGCCGCGGTCGCCTCGTCGATGTCGGCGATCACGAGCCGGGCGCCCTTCGCCGCCAGCCCGAGCGCGATCCCGCGTCCGACTCCACCGCCCCCGCCGACGATGACCGCCGTCGTCTCGTCGCTGATCCTCATGCGGACACTTCGGCCGGTCCGTTGGGCGTGACGTTCTCGCCGAGCCGACGCCGTAGATCGGTCTCGAAGCCGGCGATCGTCGCGTTCGCGTGCTCGGCCCAGAGCTCGGCCAGGCGGGGGTGTCCGGCATCGCGCTGCTCGTCCCACTCGTCGGCGAAACGACCCGACGTGATGTCGTCGAGGAGCTGCGCCATGCGGCCGTGGAGATCGAAGTCGTCGAACGTGCCTCGCCGGCTCAGCTGTCCGTACTGGCTCGTCGGCGAATGGAACCCGAGCTGGCCGACGAAGCCCAACTTGCGCACCAGCGTGTAGCTGCGCTCGACCTCGCCCGACAGCATCAGCTCGGTGATGATCGCCTCGAGCGGGATGTCGTTCTCCATCATGAGCCGCACGAAGGCGTTGTTGACGTGGGTCAGCGCGGGCGACAGCACCTGCTCGACGGCGAGGTCGAGCACCGCCTCCTGCCGCGGCGACATCTCGATCCCGCCCTGCTTCAGCCCGCCGATGCCGTGGGCGATCGCGAGCGTGCGGGCCAGGGCCGTGCCGGTCACATCGCGATGCACGCCGACGCCGGTGATGAACCCCCAGCCTTCCTCGTAGCAGCGCCGCACCTCGGGGCCGAGCATGCGTGGCGCGACCATGGCCTGGTCACCGGCCGGGTCGAAGCGGTCGAAGGCGAGCGTGTAGCCGGAGGCGACGATGGTCAACGCGCCGTCGCCCGGTTCGATCGGGAGCTCGGGGATCACGTCGTCGGGAACGAGGACGCAGATCACGTCGGCCTCGCTCGCCGCCTCGAGGTCACGGGCCTCGAACCCGTCGGCCTCGGCCTCGGCCCGGGAATCGTCGTTGCGCACGCACACGACCGGCGCCACACCGCTGTCGCGCAGGTTGAGCGCCCAGCTCCGTCCCTGGTTGCCGTAGCCGACCACGGCGACGGTCTGCCCGTCGAGTACCGAGAGGTCGGCGTCGGCCTCGTAGTGGATTGTCGTCATGGATGCTTTCTAACATCCGTGTCATGTCGCCCTCCAGTGGTCCACTCACCCGTCGCGGTTTCCTCGCCGCCTCCGCCGGGCTGGTCGCCGCCGCGTGCGCGAGCGACGGCGACGGCGCCGCCCCGCCGTCGACGAGCACGGCACCGACGACCACCACGACCGCGGCGACGACCACGACCGTCACCCCGACGACCACGATCCCCACACCGGTCTTCGACGTCGATCCGTTCCCCTACCTCACGGCCTCGGGCGACC encodes:
- a CDS encoding nitronate monooxygenase family protein, giving the protein MQNELTQRFGIEFPIYAFTHCRDVVVAVSKAGGLGVLGAVGFSVEQLQIELDWIDEHIGDKPYGVDIVLPAKYDGAGEMDLDKLTGQLQDMIPEEHKAFVRQMLDDHDVPDLPEGEERGTGLMGWNAATAVPQVEEILRHDNVVMVANALGTPPPDLVQQIQASGRAVGALCGTPAQASRHAAAGLDFVIAQGYEGGGHTGDIGSVVLWPQVIDEVAPIPVLAAGGIGNGRQMAAALAMGAAGVWTGSLWLAVEEAAASPAQIDSYMNATSRDTVRSRSYTGKPCRMLRNDWTEAWERADTPDTLGMPLQMMAVHEAMTRSGRYPDKAQAVAFNPVGQIVGTMNKVRRSADVIYEMVEECVDSLERTRQMLQVD
- a CDS encoding LLM class flavin-dependent oxidoreductase; its protein translation is MMMRLNFVHPDPTDAEHMSDRYRAGIDLAEYADKNGFAMVSTEEHTATALGWSPTPLLTAAMILNRTQNLSVAITALLVPLHDPVLLAQEMAVIDLISKGRLSITTGLGYRPAEYAAVGKEWTRRGKILDESLDIMLKVWSGEEFELNGETIKVGPMPYTRPHPMVMIGGSGPAAAKRAARLGLPLQLPAPIAELEALYYEECEKHGTSGFCIAPEKVAMVHVVEDPDKAWAELGHHFWLEASTYDSWQTPDQTSAVHSHASNVDELRAEGIYQFLSPEQAIERIRETGALSLHPLVGGMPIDSAWQSLELTVDKVLPAVAGG
- a CDS encoding cytochrome P450, which gives rise to MTDRIDVDHQDRAWVAARHDRYAELRSECPVVFNEHHGGFWMVTDYEAVAAVARDNETFAHKFEPGAADGIDYHGICGIPRPPQTPRMGVSEIDGPAHADLRRVLNPFMVTKAVEASRDRIAHVSSWFLDEMIEAGEGDLILDYATPVPGVMTLEMMGMPSTNWRYYADFFHATSSFKPSDAQFQEAVARVGDMWGELGEIARHRRSNPGDDLTSAIVSSEIDGRLLSDDEVVGILWNLVAGGLDTTTSLVGWGLHHLGTHPDDRQRLIEDPTAIPVAVEEFLRFYSPSESLTRTATRDVELGGREIKRGDVVFISWVSANHDEAMFPQADRVDIERTENKHLAFGLGGHRCIGSSIARVESELMIADVLARVPDYEIDLERFRPYPGNLLMTGVVTMPVRFSPGVRSGVADPFS
- a CDS encoding SDR family NAD(P)-dependent oxidoreductase, with the translated sequence MRISDETTAVIVGGGGGVGRGIALGLAAKGARLVIADIDEATAATVADEMVGLGANAVAVQVDATEPASLVALADAAESAFGSIDVLSNNVGVVHSGELLAATEAEWGWVIEFNLMTIVRACAAIVPRIRAHGRGGHVVNTASMAGLWASRPEEVAGTHLGLYTTTKHAVVGYTETLRGELAADGIGVSCLCPGTVDSNLMQTSMKHRPDRYGGAVEVGPTVGAIPYAMAQEDVGRFVVAGIEADRTLILTHPRGRRFVEQRAETHFADFDFFEAIGEQ
- a CDS encoding NAD(P)-binding domain-containing protein is translated as MTTIHYEADADLSVLDGQTVAVVGYGNQGRSWALNLRDSGVAPVVCVRNDDSRAEAEADGFEARDLEAASEADVICVLVPDDVIPELPIEPGDGALTIVASGYTLAFDRFDPAGDQAMVAPRMLGPEVRRCYEEGWGFITGVGVHRDVTGTALARTLAIAHGIGGLKQGGIEMSPRQEAVLDLAVEQVLSPALTHVNNAFVRLMMENDIPLEAIITELMLSGEVERSYTLVRKLGFVGQLGFHSPTSQYGQLSRRGTFDDFDLHGRMAQLLDDITSGRFADEWDEQRDAGHPRLAELWAEHANATIAGFETDLRRRLGENVTPNGPAEVSA